In Janibacter cremeus, a genomic segment contains:
- a CDS encoding PucR family transcriptional regulator has translation MAFSSVPDGFTAWLQDFASAAQQPDQIDEFVATVDSAIIGAIPEIAQDRTLVEELHASTRAHWNAFLVTIVQDYRLELPQEAINLSLSIARRHHDIGVLLKVYRVANKAVFDVLAERTKEGPLPEGLGRDEVLISVWLRAEQWIDDSVEELIDSFTAERASLLEGDRTRRIEVVDALLAGAAPSPETEQVLGHALTAWQTAFVLSASAQERPAQPLHEVAARMCLALGLPTAFTTLPGSRELWGWVSTVAEPDLDLTALEELMSTTRTRVAIGRPSHGPTGFRTSHLQAAAAHRASWNSTTRCNDYRDIELVSLLGEGDLTREMVRRVALPLLGPRKGEQALRETVLTWLRCRCNADAAGAALFVHPNTVRYRLSRAQDLLGRPLSEDATALELALQWVELHGAQALDDPG, from the coding sequence ATGGCCTTCTCCTCGGTGCCGGACGGCTTCACAGCGTGGCTGCAGGACTTCGCCTCGGCCGCGCAGCAGCCCGATCAGATCGATGAGTTCGTCGCCACCGTCGACTCCGCGATCATCGGCGCCATCCCCGAGATCGCACAGGACAGGACGTTGGTCGAGGAGCTGCACGCCTCGACCAGGGCCCATTGGAACGCCTTCCTCGTGACGATCGTGCAGGACTACAGGTTGGAACTGCCGCAGGAGGCGATCAACCTGAGTCTCTCGATCGCCCGGCGGCACCACGACATCGGCGTGCTGCTCAAGGTCTACCGCGTGGCGAACAAGGCCGTCTTCGACGTCCTCGCCGAACGCACCAAGGAAGGGCCGTTACCCGAAGGCCTCGGCCGTGACGAGGTCCTGATCTCCGTGTGGCTGCGCGCCGAGCAGTGGATCGACGACTCCGTCGAGGAACTCATCGACTCCTTCACCGCAGAGCGGGCCAGCCTGCTCGAGGGAGACCGGACCCGCCGCATCGAGGTCGTCGACGCGCTCCTCGCCGGCGCAGCCCCGAGCCCGGAGACCGAGCAGGTCCTCGGCCACGCACTCACCGCCTGGCAGACGGCCTTCGTGTTGTCCGCATCCGCGCAGGAGCGACCCGCGCAACCGTTGCACGAGGTGGCCGCGCGGATGTGCCTCGCTCTGGGCCTGCCCACGGCGTTCACCACGCTGCCCGGCAGTCGGGAGCTGTGGGGGTGGGTGAGTACGGTGGCCGAGCCCGACCTCGACCTGACGGCACTGGAGGAGCTGATGTCGACCACCCGCACGCGGGTGGCCATCGGGCGACCGAGCCACGGGCCGACCGGCTTCCGCACCAGCCACCTCCAGGCCGCAGCCGCCCACCGGGCCAGCTGGAACAGCACCACCCGCTGCAACGACTACCGCGACATCGAGCTGGTCAGCCTGCTCGGGGAGGGCGACCTCACCCGGGAGATGGTGCGACGGGTCGCCCTTCCGCTGCTGGGACCACGCAAGGGCGAGCAGGCACTGCGCGAGACCGTGCTGACCTGGCTGCGCTGCCGGTGCAACGCCGACGCCGCCGGGGCAGCGCTCTTCGTCCATCCCAACACCGTGCGCTACCGACTCTCCCGCGCCCAGGACCTGCTCGGGCGACCGCTCTCCGAGGACGCCACCGCCCTCGAGCTCGCCTTGCAATGGGTCGAGCTGCACGGGGCTCAGGCCCTTGACGACCCCGGCTGA
- a CDS encoding IS5 family transposase, translating to MRRWSLRSTNTRGSATRTWKRFSRSTPPACEPTSTRPAPAMTRSSRTRRRTQGGHSSYTNSRIVPGEPPDHALGRSRGGLTTKIHALSDLTCTPVMALLSAGQAGDNPILTPLIDALAEAGHGMDFRLLADKAYSHPSTRAYLRDKRIKHTIPQRRDQITQRKNKGSKGGRPPGFDAGAYKQRNTVERSFSRAKQWRGLATRYDKYAVTYLGGVLLAMVILTHRAAR from the coding sequence ATGAGGCGATGGTCGCTGCGGTCCACGAACACGCGGGGCTCGGCCACGAGGACCTGGAAGCGATTCTCTCGATCGACTCCACCAGCGTGCGAGCCCACCAGCACGCGGCCGGCGCCCGCCATGACTCGGTCGTCACGGACGCGCAGGAGGACACAGGGGGGTCATTCGAGTTACACGAATTCTCGGATCGTGCCCGGGGAGCCGCCTGACCATGCGCTGGGTCGTTCTCGTGGCGGGTTGACCACGAAGATCCACGCGCTGTCGGACCTGACATGCACTCCGGTGATGGCGCTGCTGAGCGCGGGACAGGCTGGGGACAACCCGATTCTCACGCCGCTGATCGACGCCCTGGCCGAAGCCGGGCACGGGATGGACTTCCGGCTGCTGGCGGACAAGGCGTACTCACACCCGAGCACCCGGGCCTACCTGCGAGACAAGCGGATCAAGCACACCATCCCTCAACGGCGCGACCAGATCACTCAGCGCAAGAACAAGGGCAGCAAAGGCGGACGACCGCCAGGCTTCGACGCCGGAGCGTACAAGCAGCGCAACACCGTCGAGCGATCCTTCAGCCGGGCCAAGCAGTGGCGCGGACTGGCCACCCGGTACGACAAGTACGCCGTGACCTACCTCGGCGGCGTACTCCTGGCCATGGTCATCCTGACCCACCGGGCAGCGAGATAG
- a CDS encoding DUF1295 domain-containing protein, protein MSYLIVGLAGLGAVVVALVVTGIVAQRQGRVAVIDATWPLLFVLIAWASLAADEGSARSWLLAVLTTVWGGRLAWHLVGRLRGAGEDPRYEEMLSKVPPERRLALAVRKVFLTQGAVAWFVGLPLMVAATTDHDLGLVAALGVLVWLVGILFEAIGDAQLKSFKADPANKGKIMDRGLWAWTRHPNYFGDACVWWGLFLIAAGAWPGVLTVLSPLAMTLLLAFGSGARLLERSMAQRPGYPEYMERTSMFVPLPPKRS, encoded by the coding sequence ATGAGTTACCTGATCGTCGGCCTGGCCGGGCTGGGCGCCGTCGTCGTGGCGCTCGTGGTCACCGGGATCGTCGCGCAGCGACAGGGCCGTGTCGCGGTCATCGATGCGACATGGCCGCTGCTGTTCGTCCTCATCGCCTGGGCGAGTCTGGCGGCGGACGAAGGGAGCGCCCGCTCCTGGTTGCTGGCCGTGCTGACCACGGTGTGGGGCGGACGCCTGGCGTGGCACCTCGTCGGCCGCCTGCGCGGGGCCGGGGAGGACCCGCGCTACGAGGAGATGCTGTCCAAGGTCCCGCCCGAGCGCCGTCTCGCCCTGGCGGTGCGCAAGGTCTTCCTCACCCAGGGCGCGGTGGCGTGGTTCGTCGGCCTGCCGCTGATGGTCGCCGCGACGACCGATCACGACCTCGGGCTCGTCGCGGCGCTCGGGGTGCTGGTGTGGCTGGTCGGGATCCTCTTCGAGGCGATCGGTGACGCCCAGCTGAAGTCCTTCAAGGCCGACCCGGCGAACAAGGGCAAGATCATGGACCGCGGGCTGTGGGCGTGGACGCGCCACCCGAACTACTTCGGTGATGCCTGCGTGTGGTGGGGCCTCTTCCTCATCGCCGCGGGGGCCTGGCCGGGCGTGCTCACCGTGCTCTCACCGCTGGCGATGACGCTCCTGCTCGCCTTCGGCAGCGGTGCCCGCCTGCTGGAGCGCAGCATGGCCCAGCGCCCCGGGTACCCGGAGTACATGGAGCGCACGTCGATGTTCGTCCCGCTGCCACCGAAGCGCTCCTGA
- a CDS encoding sigma-70 family RNA polymerase sigma factor yields the protein MTDMAMRPATQPTEVTLLPSSIDIDEEISSLEAHLARLHVLRDAKAPEDTEPWVLDHTGDHWHDSPAVGATAFSRRAHRVGLLTAEDEVVLARRIEAGAFAQERLDSGIELKRTERRGLWHVIREGEEARDRMIMANVRLVNKITRQFLPRATASMDFEDMQQAGLMGLMRAVDKFDHSLGLKFSTYATWWIKQSIGRAVDDESRTIRIPVHMADKCRPIDTARRRAELTWAEAVIDPTRLGIDDDVASIERARDVLRPCLSLEEISDELDIVDHEESPVDIVVERAANAKTWADLSEHVEELTGLGSRAVAILEMRFGLTGQAPMTLDQIGQHFGVTRERIRQIEKKSLEALRELA from the coding sequence ATGACAGACATGGCGATGCGGCCGGCAACGCAGCCGACCGAGGTGACCCTGCTCCCTTCGTCCATCGACATCGACGAGGAGATCTCGTCGCTCGAAGCCCACCTGGCGCGGCTCCACGTCCTGCGCGACGCGAAGGCACCCGAGGACACCGAGCCGTGGGTCCTCGATCACACGGGCGACCACTGGCACGACTCCCCCGCCGTGGGCGCGACCGCCTTCTCCCGTCGGGCACACCGCGTCGGCCTGCTCACCGCCGAGGACGAGGTGGTCCTCGCCCGGCGGATCGAGGCCGGTGCCTTCGCTCAGGAACGTCTCGACTCCGGCATCGAGCTCAAGCGCACCGAGCGCCGGGGCCTATGGCATGTCATCCGTGAGGGCGAGGAGGCCCGCGATCGGATGATCATGGCCAACGTCCGCCTGGTCAACAAGATCACCCGCCAGTTCCTGCCCCGCGCGACGGCCTCGATGGACTTCGAGGACATGCAGCAGGCCGGGCTCATGGGCCTCATGCGCGCGGTCGACAAGTTCGACCACTCGCTCGGCCTGAAGTTCTCCACCTACGCGACCTGGTGGATCAAGCAGAGCATCGGCCGGGCCGTCGACGACGAGTCGCGCACGATCCGCATCCCGGTTCACATGGCCGACAAGTGCCGCCCCATCGACACCGCCCGACGAAGGGCGGAACTCACCTGGGCGGAAGCCGTCATCGACCCCACCCGGCTCGGGATCGATGATGATGTGGCGAGTATCGAGCGGGCCCGCGACGTCCTGCGCCCCTGCCTGAGCCTGGAGGAGATCAGCGACGAGCTCGACATCGTCGACCACGAGGAGTCGCCGGTCGACATCGTTGTCGAGCGTGCAGCCAACGCCAAGACGTGGGCGGACCTGTCCGAGCACGTGGAGGAGCTCACCGGTCTGGGCAGCCGCGCGGTCGCCATCCTGGAGATGCGGTTCGGCCTCACCGGGCAGGCGCCGATGACGCTCGACCAGATCGGGCAGCACTTCGGCGTGACGCGCGAGCGGATCCGCCAGATCGAGAAGAAGTCGCTCGAGGCGCTGCGGGAGCTCGCGTGA
- a CDS encoding GMC family oxidoreductase: MVHEYDYIVVGSGSGGAVVAGRLCEDPDVDVLVVEAGGRSRPNMNVQIPAAFAKQFHTKMDWDYRTEPEPHLNDREIYLPRGKMLGGSSGMNAMIVVRGNRSDYDGWAASGATGWSYDEMLPLFRRMETNSRGADQFHGDRGPQYIEDAPDPRAISRQMVEAMVESGIPRNEDFNGEKQEGAGLFQRFTRNGQRWTTYDGYLAPHRKQKNLTITSGAVVHRVLIEDGRAVGVMVRVGREVRTIRARREVILSAGAYNTPQLLMLSGIGPAEHLLERGIEPIIDNPHVGAHLMDHPFYLMNWETTNDDTLVSAEKPAQLVRYLTRRTGMLTSNVGEVGAFTHTSVIDDAPTMEMIGAPAYFWQHGAGTHDGAAIAIGLSLVGARSEGSVRLRSLNPEDAPRIQHNYFDDPDDMTAMIDGIEQAREVVASDPLRPWVGRELHPGPGYDSSRAATEAAVRADVEHTYHPSCTARMGTPETGVLDETLRVHGVRGLRVVDASAMPRITHGNTHAPTMLIGEKAADMIRQESA, translated from the coding sequence ATGGTGCATGAGTACGACTACATCGTCGTCGGAAGTGGATCCGGCGGCGCCGTCGTCGCCGGCAGGCTCTGCGAGGACCCCGACGTCGACGTCCTGGTCGTCGAGGCCGGCGGACGCAGCCGTCCGAACATGAACGTCCAGATCCCGGCGGCCTTCGCCAAGCAGTTCCACACGAAGATGGACTGGGACTACCGCACCGAACCGGAGCCGCACCTCAACGACCGGGAGATCTACCTGCCGCGCGGCAAGATGCTCGGTGGCAGCAGCGGGATGAACGCGATGATCGTCGTGCGCGGCAACCGCAGCGACTACGACGGATGGGCCGCGTCGGGAGCCACGGGCTGGTCCTACGACGAGATGCTCCCGCTCTTCCGCCGGATGGAGACCAACAGCCGCGGCGCCGACCAGTTCCACGGCGACCGCGGTCCCCAGTACATCGAGGACGCCCCGGACCCCCGCGCGATCTCCCGGCAGATGGTCGAGGCCATGGTCGAGTCGGGGATCCCGCGCAACGAGGACTTCAACGGGGAGAAGCAGGAGGGCGCCGGACTCTTCCAGCGCTTCACCCGCAACGGCCAGCGCTGGACGACCTACGACGGCTACCTCGCCCCGCACCGCAAGCAGAAGAACCTCACGATCACCTCCGGCGCCGTGGTGCACCGGGTGCTCATCGAGGATGGACGCGCCGTCGGGGTCATGGTCCGCGTCGGCCGGGAGGTACGCACCATCCGCGCCCGCCGCGAGGTCATCCTCAGCGCCGGGGCCTACAACACCCCCCAGCTGCTCATGCTCTCCGGGATCGGTCCGGCAGAGCACCTGCTCGAGCGGGGCATCGAACCGATCATCGACAACCCGCACGTCGGTGCGCACCTGATGGATCACCCCTTCTACCTGATGAACTGGGAGACCACCAACGACGACACCCTCGTCTCGGCGGAGAAGCCGGCTCAGCTCGTGCGCTACCTGACCCGGCGCACCGGCATGCTCACCTCCAACGTGGGCGAGGTCGGTGCCTTCACCCACACCAGCGTCATCGACGACGCCCCGACGATGGAGATGATCGGTGCCCCGGCCTACTTCTGGCAGCACGGAGCCGGCACGCACGACGGCGCCGCCATCGCCATCGGACTCTCGCTCGTGGGCGCCCGCTCCGAAGGGTCGGTCCGTCTGCGCTCGCTCAACCCCGAGGACGCGCCACGCATCCAGCACAACTACTTCGACGACCCGGATGACATGACCGCCATGATCGACGGGATCGAGCAGGCACGCGAGGTCGTGGCGAGCGACCCCCTTCGCCCCTGGGTCGGACGCGAGCTGCACCCGGGACCGGGCTACGACTCCTCCCGCGCAGCCACCGAGGCGGCCGTGCGCGCAGACGTCGAGCACACCTACCACCCCTCGTGCACCGCGCGGATGGGCACGCCGGAGACCGGCGTGCTGGATGAGACCCTGCGAGTGCACGGGGTGCGCGGACTGCGCGTGGTGGATGCGTCAGCGATGCCGCGGATCACCCACGGCAACACGCACGCACCCACGATGCTGATCGGCGAGAAGGCCGCCGACATGATCCGTCAGGAGAGCGCATGA
- a CDS encoding Fic family protein: MSGSSSSSTWPVHEYRVVPWTTPPDVRGSDGRRPNVKERMLTEITVEVPPRIADVEVQLTPALASQCREVEDAIARLDARYGDVLTGLTAFLVRSESVASSRIEQVHADLDDIARASVAHEATQEARMTVAAAGAMDILVRGQEPGGEFSPEIALTAHHRLQQTDRWNHSHAGRYRDMQNWIGGSDVSPRNAVHVPPPPDEVEPLMADLAAFLNRDDVPPLAQAALAHAQFEAIHPFVDGNGRIGRGLIAVALRRRRVATQVVVPVAAAMLADVDRYFDTLTAYRRGDAAAMVSYLTRAAAHATTEAAVSAQRLSAMPQQWREQARPRAGSGAALLIDELTAHPVLDATAAQGLIDRSAPRTYEALERLTECGVLRETTGAARDRVWVAVDVMDEIEDLDERIGARSLPPKHWR, from the coding sequence ATGTCTGGATCGAGCTCGTCCTCTACGTGGCCCGTGCACGAGTACCGAGTTGTGCCGTGGACGACACCTCCGGACGTCCGCGGCTCAGATGGTCGGCGTCCGAACGTCAAGGAACGGATGCTCACCGAGATCACGGTGGAGGTGCCGCCACGCATCGCCGACGTCGAGGTCCAGCTGACGCCTGCGCTTGCCTCGCAGTGCCGCGAGGTCGAGGACGCGATCGCCCGCCTGGACGCCCGATACGGCGACGTGTTGACCGGGCTCACGGCCTTTCTGGTGCGCAGCGAGTCAGTCGCCTCCTCGCGGATCGAGCAGGTCCACGCAGACCTCGATGACATCGCCCGAGCATCCGTCGCCCACGAGGCCACGCAGGAGGCTCGGATGACCGTCGCGGCGGCGGGCGCCATGGACATCCTCGTCCGCGGCCAGGAGCCAGGTGGTGAGTTCTCACCCGAGATCGCTCTCACAGCTCACCACCGCCTCCAGCAGACCGACCGTTGGAACCACTCGCACGCCGGTCGCTACCGCGACATGCAGAACTGGATCGGCGGTAGTGACGTCAGCCCACGCAACGCGGTCCACGTGCCGCCACCACCGGATGAGGTCGAGCCGTTGATGGCCGACCTCGCCGCCTTCCTCAATCGTGATGACGTGCCACCCCTCGCACAGGCCGCGCTCGCCCATGCGCAGTTCGAGGCCATCCACCCCTTCGTCGACGGCAACGGCCGCATCGGGCGTGGACTGATCGCCGTGGCGCTGCGTCGCCGTCGCGTGGCCACCCAGGTGGTCGTGCCGGTCGCAGCCGCGATGCTGGCCGACGTGGACCGGTACTTCGACACCTTGACCGCCTACCGCCGAGGGGACGCAGCCGCCATGGTCTCCTACCTCACCCGGGCCGCTGCGCATGCCACGACCGAGGCAGCTGTGTCGGCGCAACGGCTGTCAGCGATGCCGCAGCAGTGGCGAGAGCAAGCGCGCCCACGCGCCGGGTCCGGCGCCGCGCTCCTGATCGACGAGCTGACCGCCCATCCGGTCCTCGACGCGACTGCGGCTCAAGGTCTCATCGACCGCAGCGCACCACGGACCTACGAGGCCCTGGAGCGCCTCACGGAGTGCGGCGTCCTGCGCGAGACGACTGGCGCGGCGCGCGACCGGGTGTGGGTGGCGGTCGATGTGATGGATGAGATCGAGGACCTCGACGAGCGCATCGGAGCACGAAGCCTGCCCCCGAAGCACTGGCGCTGA
- a CDS encoding alpha/beta hydrolase: MTTSHESENLMAAIRQGRVRVGPRARAVALILHGGRAVEPRPRRSRDVSYLRMLPFAPAVSRASRGSVAPVLVHNRDGGWIAPTGSGLAQTRQLVRRLADEHGLPVVLLGHSSGGWAALRCGDEEAVAGSVALAPWLDEQDPIDHLREKAVRVVHGQADTVCSPQRSRDFVERLRAAGGDATYQGVSGGHALLERPRRWHALAAQAVVEVAERG; this comes from the coding sequence GTGACCACCTCGCACGAGTCCGAGAACCTCATGGCCGCGATCCGGCAGGGTCGCGTGCGGGTGGGACCGCGCGCTCGCGCGGTGGCGCTCATCCTGCACGGCGGGCGGGCCGTCGAGCCGCGACCGCGTCGTTCGCGCGACGTCTCCTACCTGCGGATGCTGCCCTTCGCGCCCGCGGTCTCGCGGGCCTCGCGGGGGAGCGTCGCGCCGGTCCTGGTGCACAACCGGGACGGAGGCTGGATCGCGCCCACCGGAAGCGGCCTGGCCCAGACCCGTCAGCTGGTGCGCCGGCTCGCCGACGAGCACGGCCTGCCGGTCGTGCTGCTCGGGCACTCCAGCGGCGGCTGGGCTGCCCTGCGGTGCGGCGACGAGGAGGCGGTGGCCGGCAGCGTGGCACTCGCACCCTGGCTCGACGAGCAGGACCCGATCGACCACCTGCGGGAGAAGGCCGTGCGCGTCGTGCACGGTCAGGCGGACACGGTGTGCAGCCCGCAACGATCCCGCGATTTCGTCGAGCGGCTGCGCGCTGCCGGCGGCGACGCGACGTACCAGGGGGTGTCCGGTGGGCACGCCCTGCTGGAGCGTCCGCGACGCTGGCACGCTCTCGCGGCGCAGGCCGTCGTGGAGGTCGCTGAGCGGGGCTGA
- a CDS encoding aldehyde dehydrogenase family protein, whose product MSTATTASHQQERAEQIVARARDGAQAWAGVPLKRRGEMLLELVDLVDMHAQEWVRIACEIKGIDPDSPLAGEEWTSGPWATMYYARALAETLERMEQGKGATDGVGMRTVTGGRVAVDVLPHSIWDRLLLSGFSAQVWCEPGVSEQQVRDTAGLGALSPQQSSGTCAILGAGNIFSIAPLDALYALFADNRSAAVKLNPITDPLLPVLQAVFAPFVDIGAVQFFSSDLELGSMVIEHEGIDAVHMTGSATTHDAIVWGTGEQAVAHRAAGTPALTKPVTSELGGVAPIIVVPGEWSRADLEFQARHVATMRLHNSGCNCIAGQILVVSSDWAQKEEFLDLVRDALATAPKRPGWYRGLADRVAQARESYEQHEAVGGSAERTLITGLPGEGDSQAYSTEYFGPVLGVTELPGSAQGFLPAAIDFANEQLSGTLGANVLIHPDQLRDLGSEGFDALLADLRYGTIAVNAWSGVGFLLPLATWGAFPGHTLQDIQSGRGVVHNGLLLAHPERTVVRGPWRPFPRSVMAGELSLTPLPPWFVHNKTAASTGKHLVRFLAKPGLARLPAVFASALRG is encoded by the coding sequence ATGAGCACGGCAACCACAGCGTCCCACCAGCAGGAGCGCGCGGAGCAGATCGTCGCCCGGGCGCGCGACGGGGCGCAGGCATGGGCCGGCGTGCCCCTGAAGCGCAGGGGCGAGATGCTGCTGGAGCTGGTGGACCTGGTGGACATGCACGCCCAGGAGTGGGTACGCATCGCCTGCGAGATCAAGGGCATCGACCCCGACTCGCCCCTCGCCGGCGAGGAGTGGACCTCGGGCCCGTGGGCCACCATGTACTACGCCCGGGCGCTCGCCGAGACGCTGGAGCGGATGGAGCAGGGGAAGGGGGCGACGGACGGGGTCGGCATGCGCACCGTCACGGGTGGCCGGGTGGCCGTCGACGTGCTGCCGCACTCGATCTGGGACCGGCTGCTGCTCTCCGGTTTCTCCGCGCAGGTGTGGTGCGAGCCGGGCGTGAGTGAGCAGCAGGTCCGGGACACGGCCGGCCTCGGTGCCCTCTCGCCACAGCAGTCCAGCGGCACCTGCGCCATCCTCGGCGCGGGCAACATCTTCTCGATCGCGCCCTTGGACGCGCTCTACGCGTTGTTTGCCGACAACCGGTCTGCCGCAGTGAAGCTCAACCCGATCACCGACCCACTGCTGCCCGTCCTCCAAGCGGTGTTCGCTCCCTTCGTCGACATCGGCGCCGTGCAGTTCTTCAGCAGCGACCTCGAGCTCGGCTCGATGGTGATCGAGCACGAGGGCATCGACGCGGTGCACATGACCGGCTCGGCGACCACCCACGACGCCATCGTCTGGGGGACCGGTGAGCAGGCCGTGGCCCACCGCGCAGCCGGCACCCCGGCGCTGACCAAGCCGGTCACGAGCGAGCTCGGCGGCGTCGCCCCGATCATCGTCGTCCCCGGCGAATGGTCCCGGGCCGACCTGGAGTTCCAGGCCCGGCACGTGGCGACGATGCGGTTGCACAACTCCGGCTGCAACTGTATCGCCGGGCAGATCCTCGTGGTCAGCTCGGACTGGGCGCAGAAGGAGGAGTTCCTCGACCTCGTCCGGGACGCGCTGGCCACCGCGCCGAAGCGGCCCGGGTGGTACCGGGGCCTCGCCGACCGGGTCGCGCAGGCCCGGGAGTCCTACGAGCAGCACGAAGCCGTCGGTGGCAGCGCCGAGCGCACGCTGATCACCGGCCTGCCCGGTGAGGGCGACTCCCAGGCCTACTCGACCGAGTACTTCGGCCCGGTCCTCGGCGTCACCGAGCTGCCCGGGTCCGCGCAGGGCTTCCTGCCCGCCGCGATCGACTTCGCCAACGAGCAGCTGTCCGGCACGCTCGGTGCGAATGTCCTCATCCACCCCGACCAGCTGCGCGACCTCGGCAGCGAGGGCTTCGACGCGCTCCTGGCAGATCTGCGCTACGGCACGATCGCGGTCAACGCGTGGTCCGGGGTCGGCTTCCTGCTGCCCCTGGCGACGTGGGGTGCCTTCCCGGGGCACACCCTCCAGGACATCCAGTCCGGCAGGGGAGTGGTGCACAACGGGCTGCTGCTCGCGCACCCGGAACGCACGGTCGTGCGGGGGCCGTGGCGACCCTTCCCCCGGTCGGTGATGGCCGGCGAGCTGTCGCTGACACCCCTGCCCCCGTGGTTCGTCCACAACAAGACCGCAGCGAGCACGGGCAAGCACCTCGTGCGCTTCCTCGCCAAGCCGGGTCTGGCCCGACTGCCCGCGGTCTTCGCCTCCGCCCTGCGGGGGTGA